A single Loxodonta africana isolate mLoxAfr1 chromosome 24, mLoxAfr1.hap2, whole genome shotgun sequence DNA region contains:
- the UCKL1 gene encoding uridine-cytidine kinase-like 1 isoform X6, translating into MEGSPGGQSSRVLWGPPGYRQCCGAQHTPASTCASSIPPSGALGPEAPACSAPSRSSSMSSPPAYPGIRISGCWALGAEGSSNAESLDRLLPPVGTGHSPRKRTTSQCKSEPPLLRTSKRTIYTAGRPPWYNEHGTQSKEAFVIGLGGGSASGKTTVARMIIEALDVPWVVLLSMDSFYKVLTRQQQEQAAHNNFNFDHPDAFDFDLIISTLKKLKQGKSVKVPIYDFTTHSRKKDWKMLYGANVIIFEGIMAFADKTLLELLDMKIFVDTDSDIRLVRRLRRDISERGRDIEGVIKQYNKFVKPAFDQYIQPTMRLADIVVPRGSGNTVAIDLIVQHVHSQLEERELSVRAALASAHQCHPLPQTLSVLKSTPQVRGMHTIIRDKETSRDEFIFYSKRLMRLLIEHALSFLPFQECVVQTPQGQDYSGKCYAGKQITGVSILRAGETMEPALRAVCKDVRIGTILIQTNQLTGEPELHYLRLPKDISDDHVILMDCTVSTGAAAMMAVRVLLDHEVPEDKIFLLSLLMAEMGVHSVAYAFPRVKIITTAVDKRVNDLFRIIPGIGNFGDRYFGTDTVPDGSDEEEVASTS; encoded by the exons ATGGAAGGCAGTCCAGGTGGCCAGAGCTCCCGAGTGCTCTGGGGGCCGCCAGGGTACAGACAGTGCTGTGGTGCCCAGCACACACCTGCTAGCACCTGTGCCTCAAGCATACCCCCCTCAGGAGCCCTTGGACCCGAAGCCCCTGCCTGCTCAGCACCCTCACGTTCCTCGTCCATGAGCAGCCCCCCAGCTTACCCCGGCATCAGGATCTCAGGTTGCTGGGCCCTCGGCGCGGAGGGCAG CAGCAATGCTGAGTCCCTGGACCGGCTCCTCCCACCTGTGGGCACAGGTCACTCGCCGCGGAAGCGCACGACGAGCCAGTGCAAGTCAGAGCCGCCCCTGCTGCGAACCAGCAAGCGGACCATCTACACGGCTGGACGGCCACCCTGGTACAACGAGCACGGCACACAGTCCAAGGAGGCCTTTGTCATAG GCCTGGGCGGTGGCAGTGCCTCTGGAAAGACCACAGTGGCCAGGATGATCATTGAGGCCCTGGACGTCCCATGGGTGGTCCTGCTGTCCATGGACTCCTTCTACAAG GTGCTGACcaggcagcagcaggagcaggccGCCCACAACAACTTCAACTTTGACCATCCTGATGCTTTTGACTTTGACCTCATCATCTCTACCCTGAAAAAGCTGAAGCAGGGCAAGAGTGTCAAAGTGCCCATCTACGACTTCACCACCCACAGCCGCAAGAAGGACTGG AAAATGCTCTATGGCGCCAACGTCATCATCTTCGAGGGCATCATGGCCTTTGCAGACAAGACGCTGCTGGAG CTCCTGGACATGAAAATCTTTGTAGACACTGACTCTGACATCCGTCTGGTGCGGCGTCTACGCCGTGACATCAGTGAGCGAGGCCGGGACATCGAGGGCGTTATCAAGCAGTACAACAAGTTTGTGAAGCCCGCCTTTGACCAGTACATCCAGCCCACCATGCGCCTGGCTGACATCGTGGTGCCAAGGG GAAGCGGAAACACGGTGGCCATCGACCTGATTGTGCAGCATGTACACAGCCAGCTGGAGGAA CGTGAACTCAGTGTCAG GGCTGCGCTGGCCTCTGCGCACCAGTGCCACCCCCTGCCGCAGACGCTGAGTGTTCTCAAGAGCACACCGCAGGTGCGGGGCATGCACACCATCATCAG GGACAAGGAGACCAGCCGTGATGAGTTCATCTTCTACTCCAAGCGGCTGATGCGGCTTCTCATCGAGCATGCCCTTTCCTTCCTGCCCTTCcag gagtgtgtggtgcagacccCACAGGGCCAGGACTACTCGGGCAAGTGCTACGCAGGGAAGCAG ATCACTGGTGTGTCTATTCTGCGTGCGGGGGAGACCATGGAGCCAGCACTGCGGGCCGTGTGCAAAGACGTGCGCATCGGCACAATCCTTATCCAGACCAACCAGCTCACTGGGGAGCCCGAG CTCCACTACCTGCGGCTGCCCAAGGACATCAGCGATGACCATGTGATCCTGATGGACTGTACCGTGTCCACAGGCGCTGCAGCCATGATGGCAGTGCGTGTGCTCCTG GACCACGAGGTGCCCGAGGACAAGATCTTCCTGCTCTCTTTGCTCATGGCTGAGATGGGCGTGCACTCGGTGGCTTATGCGTTCCCTCGCGTGAAGATCATCACTACGGCTGTGGACAAGCGTGTCAACGACCTTTTCCGCATCATTCCCGGCATAG GGAACTTTGGTGACCGTTACTTTGGGACAGACACGGTCCCTGACGGCAGCGATGAGGAGGAAGTGGCCTCCACGAGCTAG
- the UCKL1 gene encoding uridine-cytidine kinase-like 1 isoform X12, whose product MAAPASSVSAAPLPPPPTADRDPPDRPGEKSDPACEDRNAESLDRLLPPVGTGHSPRKRTTSQCKSEPPLLRTSKRTIYTAGRPPWYNEHGTQSKEAFVIGLGGGSASGKTTVARMIIEALDVPWVVLLSMDSFYKVLTRQQQEQAAHNNFNFDHPDAFDFDLIISTLKKLKQGKSVKVPIYDFTTHSRKKDWKMLYGANVIIFEGIMAFADKTLLELLDMKIFVDTDSDIRLVRRLRRDISERGRDIEGVIKQYNKFVKPAFDQYIQPTMRLADIVVPRGSGNTVAIDLIVQHVHSQLEERELSVRAALASAHQCHPLPQTLSVLKSTPQVRGMHTIIRDKETSRDEFIFYSKRLMRLLIEHALSFLPFQECVVQTPQGQDYSGKCYAGKQITGVSILRAGETMEPALRAVCKDVRIGTILIQTNQLTGEPELHYLRLPKDISDDHVILMDCTVSTGAAAMMAVRVLLDHEVPEDKIFLLSLLMAEMGVHSVAYAFPRVKIITTAVDKRVNDLFRIIPGIGNFGDRYFGTDTVPDGSDEEEVASTS is encoded by the exons ATGGCTGCACCCGCGTCCTCCGTTTCCGCCGCCCCCTTGCCACCGCCGCCCACTGCGGACCGAGACCCGCCCGACCGGCCAGGGGAGAAGAGCGACCCTGCATGCGAGGACCG CAATGCTGAGTCCCTGGACCGGCTCCTCCCACCTGTGGGCACAGGTCACTCGCCGCGGAAGCGCACGACGAGCCAGTGCAAGTCAGAGCCGCCCCTGCTGCGAACCAGCAAGCGGACCATCTACACGGCTGGACGGCCACCCTGGTACAACGAGCACGGCACACAGTCCAAGGAGGCCTTTGTCATAG GCCTGGGCGGTGGCAGTGCCTCTGGAAAGACCACAGTGGCCAGGATGATCATTGAGGCCCTGGACGTCCCATGGGTGGTCCTGCTGTCCATGGACTCCTTCTACAAG GTGCTGACcaggcagcagcaggagcaggccGCCCACAACAACTTCAACTTTGACCATCCTGATGCTTTTGACTTTGACCTCATCATCTCTACCCTGAAAAAGCTGAAGCAGGGCAAGAGTGTCAAAGTGCCCATCTACGACTTCACCACCCACAGCCGCAAGAAGGACTGG AAAATGCTCTATGGCGCCAACGTCATCATCTTCGAGGGCATCATGGCCTTTGCAGACAAGACGCTGCTGGAG CTCCTGGACATGAAAATCTTTGTAGACACTGACTCTGACATCCGTCTGGTGCGGCGTCTACGCCGTGACATCAGTGAGCGAGGCCGGGACATCGAGGGCGTTATCAAGCAGTACAACAAGTTTGTGAAGCCCGCCTTTGACCAGTACATCCAGCCCACCATGCGCCTGGCTGACATCGTGGTGCCAAGGG GAAGCGGAAACACGGTGGCCATCGACCTGATTGTGCAGCATGTACACAGCCAGCTGGAGGAA CGTGAACTCAGTGTCAG GGCTGCGCTGGCCTCTGCGCACCAGTGCCACCCCCTGCCGCAGACGCTGAGTGTTCTCAAGAGCACACCGCAGGTGCGGGGCATGCACACCATCATCAG GGACAAGGAGACCAGCCGTGATGAGTTCATCTTCTACTCCAAGCGGCTGATGCGGCTTCTCATCGAGCATGCCCTTTCCTTCCTGCCCTTCcag gagtgtgtggtgcagacccCACAGGGCCAGGACTACTCGGGCAAGTGCTACGCAGGGAAGCAG ATCACTGGTGTGTCTATTCTGCGTGCGGGGGAGACCATGGAGCCAGCACTGCGGGCCGTGTGCAAAGACGTGCGCATCGGCACAATCCTTATCCAGACCAACCAGCTCACTGGGGAGCCCGAG CTCCACTACCTGCGGCTGCCCAAGGACATCAGCGATGACCATGTGATCCTGATGGACTGTACCGTGTCCACAGGCGCTGCAGCCATGATGGCAGTGCGTGTGCTCCTG GACCACGAGGTGCCCGAGGACAAGATCTTCCTGCTCTCTTTGCTCATGGCTGAGATGGGCGTGCACTCGGTGGCTTATGCGTTCCCTCGCGTGAAGATCATCACTACGGCTGTGGACAAGCGTGTCAACGACCTTTTCCGCATCATTCCCGGCATAG GGAACTTTGGTGACCGTTACTTTGGGACAGACACGGTCCCTGACGGCAGCGATGAGGAGGAAGTGGCCTCCACGAGCTAG
- the UCKL1 gene encoding uridine-cytidine kinase-like 1 isoform X1, translated as MEGSPGGQSSRVLWGPPGYRQCCGAQHTPASTCASSIPPSGALGPEAPACSAPSRSSSMSSPPAYPGIRISGCWALGAEGSSNAESLDRLLPPVGTGHSPRKRTTSQCKSEPPLLRTSKRTIYTAGRPPWYNEHGTQSKEAFVIGLGGGSASGKTTVARMIIEALDVPWVVLLSMDSFYKVLTRQQQEQAAHNNFNFDHPDAFDFDLIISTLKKLKQGKSVKVPIYDFTTHSRKKDWKMLYGANVIIFEGIMAFADKTLLELLDMKIFVDTDSDIRLVRRLRRDISERGRDIEGVIKQYNKFVKPAFDQYIQPTMRLADIVVPRGSGNTVAIDLIVQHVHSQLEERKLRWDMVWSRGHMGAGIPQISHRGHRPHLAHPPLTRPVAHKPHVGHKHMPAALASAHQCHPLPQTLSVLKSTPQVRGMHTIIRDKETSRDEFIFYSKRLMRLLIEHALSFLPFQECVVQTPQGQDYSGKCYAGKQITGVSILRAGETMEPALRAVCKDVRIGTILIQTNQLTGEPELHYLRLPKDISDDHVILMDCTVSTGAAAMMAVRVLLDHEVPEDKIFLLSLLMAEMGVHSVAYAFPRVKIITTAVDKRVNDLFRIIPGIGNFGDRYFGTDTVPDGSDEEEVASTS; from the exons ATGGAAGGCAGTCCAGGTGGCCAGAGCTCCCGAGTGCTCTGGGGGCCGCCAGGGTACAGACAGTGCTGTGGTGCCCAGCACACACCTGCTAGCACCTGTGCCTCAAGCATACCCCCCTCAGGAGCCCTTGGACCCGAAGCCCCTGCCTGCTCAGCACCCTCACGTTCCTCGTCCATGAGCAGCCCCCCAGCTTACCCCGGCATCAGGATCTCAGGTTGCTGGGCCCTCGGCGCGGAGGGCAG CAGCAATGCTGAGTCCCTGGACCGGCTCCTCCCACCTGTGGGCACAGGTCACTCGCCGCGGAAGCGCACGACGAGCCAGTGCAAGTCAGAGCCGCCCCTGCTGCGAACCAGCAAGCGGACCATCTACACGGCTGGACGGCCACCCTGGTACAACGAGCACGGCACACAGTCCAAGGAGGCCTTTGTCATAG GCCTGGGCGGTGGCAGTGCCTCTGGAAAGACCACAGTGGCCAGGATGATCATTGAGGCCCTGGACGTCCCATGGGTGGTCCTGCTGTCCATGGACTCCTTCTACAAG GTGCTGACcaggcagcagcaggagcaggccGCCCACAACAACTTCAACTTTGACCATCCTGATGCTTTTGACTTTGACCTCATCATCTCTACCCTGAAAAAGCTGAAGCAGGGCAAGAGTGTCAAAGTGCCCATCTACGACTTCACCACCCACAGCCGCAAGAAGGACTGG AAAATGCTCTATGGCGCCAACGTCATCATCTTCGAGGGCATCATGGCCTTTGCAGACAAGACGCTGCTGGAG CTCCTGGACATGAAAATCTTTGTAGACACTGACTCTGACATCCGTCTGGTGCGGCGTCTACGCCGTGACATCAGTGAGCGAGGCCGGGACATCGAGGGCGTTATCAAGCAGTACAACAAGTTTGTGAAGCCCGCCTTTGACCAGTACATCCAGCCCACCATGCGCCTGGCTGACATCGTGGTGCCAAGGG GAAGCGGAAACACGGTGGCCATCGACCTGATTGTGCAGCATGTACACAGCCAGCTGGAGGAA AGGAAGCTGCGCTGGGATAT GGTGTGGTCCAGGGGACACATGGGGGCAGGGATCCCCCAGATCAGCCACAGGGGGCACCGGCCCCACCTTGCACACCCACCTCTGACCAGGCCTGTGGCCCACAAGCCCCACGTTGGACACAAGCACATGCc GGCTGCGCTGGCCTCTGCGCACCAGTGCCACCCCCTGCCGCAGACGCTGAGTGTTCTCAAGAGCACACCGCAGGTGCGGGGCATGCACACCATCATCAG GGACAAGGAGACCAGCCGTGATGAGTTCATCTTCTACTCCAAGCGGCTGATGCGGCTTCTCATCGAGCATGCCCTTTCCTTCCTGCCCTTCcag gagtgtgtggtgcagacccCACAGGGCCAGGACTACTCGGGCAAGTGCTACGCAGGGAAGCAG ATCACTGGTGTGTCTATTCTGCGTGCGGGGGAGACCATGGAGCCAGCACTGCGGGCCGTGTGCAAAGACGTGCGCATCGGCACAATCCTTATCCAGACCAACCAGCTCACTGGGGAGCCCGAG CTCCACTACCTGCGGCTGCCCAAGGACATCAGCGATGACCATGTGATCCTGATGGACTGTACCGTGTCCACAGGCGCTGCAGCCATGATGGCAGTGCGTGTGCTCCTG GACCACGAGGTGCCCGAGGACAAGATCTTCCTGCTCTCTTTGCTCATGGCTGAGATGGGCGTGCACTCGGTGGCTTATGCGTTCCCTCGCGTGAAGATCATCACTACGGCTGTGGACAAGCGTGTCAACGACCTTTTCCGCATCATTCCCGGCATAG GGAACTTTGGTGACCGTTACTTTGGGACAGACACGGTCCCTGACGGCAGCGATGAGGAGGAAGTGGCCTCCACGAGCTAG
- the UCKL1 gene encoding uridine-cytidine kinase-like 1 isoform X4 yields the protein MEGSPGGQSSRVLWGPPGYRQCCGAQHTPASTCASSIPPSGALGPEAPACSAPSRSSSMSSPPAYPGIRISGCWALGAEGSSNAESLDRLLPPVGTGHSPRKRTTSQCKSEPPLLRTSKRTIYTAGRPPWYNEHGTQSKEAFVIGLGGGSASGKTTVARMIIEALDVPWVVLLSMDSFYKVLTRQQQEQAAHNNFNFDHPDAFDFDLIISTLKKLKQGKSVKVPIYDFTTHSRKKDWKMLYGANVIIFEGIMAFADKTLLELLDMKIFVDTDSDIRLVRRLRRDISERGRDIEGVIKQYNKFVKPAFDQYIQPTMRLADIVVPRGSGNTVAIDLIVQHVHSQLEERKLRWDMAALASAHQCHPLPQTLSVLKSTPQVRGMHTIIRDKETSRDEFIFYSKRLMRLLIEHALSFLPFQECVVQTPQGQDYSGKCYAGKQITGVSILRAGETMEPALRAVCKDVRIGTILIQTNQLTGEPELHYLRLPKDISDDHVILMDCTVSTGAAAMMAVRVLLDHEVPEDKIFLLSLLMAEMGVHSVAYAFPRVKIITTAVDKRVNDLFRIIPGIGNFGDRYFGTDTVPDGSDEEEVASTS from the exons ATGGAAGGCAGTCCAGGTGGCCAGAGCTCCCGAGTGCTCTGGGGGCCGCCAGGGTACAGACAGTGCTGTGGTGCCCAGCACACACCTGCTAGCACCTGTGCCTCAAGCATACCCCCCTCAGGAGCCCTTGGACCCGAAGCCCCTGCCTGCTCAGCACCCTCACGTTCCTCGTCCATGAGCAGCCCCCCAGCTTACCCCGGCATCAGGATCTCAGGTTGCTGGGCCCTCGGCGCGGAGGGCAG CAGCAATGCTGAGTCCCTGGACCGGCTCCTCCCACCTGTGGGCACAGGTCACTCGCCGCGGAAGCGCACGACGAGCCAGTGCAAGTCAGAGCCGCCCCTGCTGCGAACCAGCAAGCGGACCATCTACACGGCTGGACGGCCACCCTGGTACAACGAGCACGGCACACAGTCCAAGGAGGCCTTTGTCATAG GCCTGGGCGGTGGCAGTGCCTCTGGAAAGACCACAGTGGCCAGGATGATCATTGAGGCCCTGGACGTCCCATGGGTGGTCCTGCTGTCCATGGACTCCTTCTACAAG GTGCTGACcaggcagcagcaggagcaggccGCCCACAACAACTTCAACTTTGACCATCCTGATGCTTTTGACTTTGACCTCATCATCTCTACCCTGAAAAAGCTGAAGCAGGGCAAGAGTGTCAAAGTGCCCATCTACGACTTCACCACCCACAGCCGCAAGAAGGACTGG AAAATGCTCTATGGCGCCAACGTCATCATCTTCGAGGGCATCATGGCCTTTGCAGACAAGACGCTGCTGGAG CTCCTGGACATGAAAATCTTTGTAGACACTGACTCTGACATCCGTCTGGTGCGGCGTCTACGCCGTGACATCAGTGAGCGAGGCCGGGACATCGAGGGCGTTATCAAGCAGTACAACAAGTTTGTGAAGCCCGCCTTTGACCAGTACATCCAGCCCACCATGCGCCTGGCTGACATCGTGGTGCCAAGGG GAAGCGGAAACACGGTGGCCATCGACCTGATTGTGCAGCATGTACACAGCCAGCTGGAGGAA AGGAAGCTGCGCTGGGATAT GGCTGCGCTGGCCTCTGCGCACCAGTGCCACCCCCTGCCGCAGACGCTGAGTGTTCTCAAGAGCACACCGCAGGTGCGGGGCATGCACACCATCATCAG GGACAAGGAGACCAGCCGTGATGAGTTCATCTTCTACTCCAAGCGGCTGATGCGGCTTCTCATCGAGCATGCCCTTTCCTTCCTGCCCTTCcag gagtgtgtggtgcagacccCACAGGGCCAGGACTACTCGGGCAAGTGCTACGCAGGGAAGCAG ATCACTGGTGTGTCTATTCTGCGTGCGGGGGAGACCATGGAGCCAGCACTGCGGGCCGTGTGCAAAGACGTGCGCATCGGCACAATCCTTATCCAGACCAACCAGCTCACTGGGGAGCCCGAG CTCCACTACCTGCGGCTGCCCAAGGACATCAGCGATGACCATGTGATCCTGATGGACTGTACCGTGTCCACAGGCGCTGCAGCCATGATGGCAGTGCGTGTGCTCCTG GACCACGAGGTGCCCGAGGACAAGATCTTCCTGCTCTCTTTGCTCATGGCTGAGATGGGCGTGCACTCGGTGGCTTATGCGTTCCCTCGCGTGAAGATCATCACTACGGCTGTGGACAAGCGTGTCAACGACCTTTTCCGCATCATTCCCGGCATAG GGAACTTTGGTGACCGTTACTTTGGGACAGACACGGTCCCTGACGGCAGCGATGAGGAGGAAGTGGCCTCCACGAGCTAG
- the UCKL1 gene encoding uridine-cytidine kinase-like 1 isoform X8: MEGSPGGQSSRVLWGPPGYRQCCGAQHTPASTCASSIPPSGALGPEAPACSAPSRSSSMSSPPAYPGIRISGCWALGAEGSNAESLDRLLPPVGTGHSPRKRTTSQCKSEPPLLRTSKRTIYTAGRPPWYNEHGTQSKEAFVIGLGGGSASGKTTVARMIIEALDVPWVVLLSMDSFYKVLTRQQQEQAAHNNFNFDHPDAFDFDLIISTLKKLKQGKSVKVPIYDFTTHSRKKDWKMLYGANVIIFEGIMAFADKTLLELLDMKIFVDTDSDIRLVRRLRRDISERGRDIEGVIKQYNKFVKPAFDQYIQPTMRLADIVVPRGSGNTVAIDLIVQHVHSQLEERELSVRAALASAHQCHPLPQTLSVLKSTPQVRGMHTIIRDKETSRDEFIFYSKRLMRLLIEHALSFLPFQECVVQTPQGQDYSGKCYAGKQITGVSILRAGETMEPALRAVCKDVRIGTILIQTNQLTGEPELHYLRLPKDISDDHVILMDCTVSTGAAAMMAVRVLLDHEVPEDKIFLLSLLMAEMGVHSVAYAFPRVKIITTAVDKRVNDLFRIIPGIGNFGDRYFGTDTVPDGSDEEEVASTS, from the exons ATGGAAGGCAGTCCAGGTGGCCAGAGCTCCCGAGTGCTCTGGGGGCCGCCAGGGTACAGACAGTGCTGTGGTGCCCAGCACACACCTGCTAGCACCTGTGCCTCAAGCATACCCCCCTCAGGAGCCCTTGGACCCGAAGCCCCTGCCTGCTCAGCACCCTCACGTTCCTCGTCCATGAGCAGCCCCCCAGCTTACCCCGGCATCAGGATCTCAGGTTGCTGGGCCCTCGGCGCGGAGGGCAG CAATGCTGAGTCCCTGGACCGGCTCCTCCCACCTGTGGGCACAGGTCACTCGCCGCGGAAGCGCACGACGAGCCAGTGCAAGTCAGAGCCGCCCCTGCTGCGAACCAGCAAGCGGACCATCTACACGGCTGGACGGCCACCCTGGTACAACGAGCACGGCACACAGTCCAAGGAGGCCTTTGTCATAG GCCTGGGCGGTGGCAGTGCCTCTGGAAAGACCACAGTGGCCAGGATGATCATTGAGGCCCTGGACGTCCCATGGGTGGTCCTGCTGTCCATGGACTCCTTCTACAAG GTGCTGACcaggcagcagcaggagcaggccGCCCACAACAACTTCAACTTTGACCATCCTGATGCTTTTGACTTTGACCTCATCATCTCTACCCTGAAAAAGCTGAAGCAGGGCAAGAGTGTCAAAGTGCCCATCTACGACTTCACCACCCACAGCCGCAAGAAGGACTGG AAAATGCTCTATGGCGCCAACGTCATCATCTTCGAGGGCATCATGGCCTTTGCAGACAAGACGCTGCTGGAG CTCCTGGACATGAAAATCTTTGTAGACACTGACTCTGACATCCGTCTGGTGCGGCGTCTACGCCGTGACATCAGTGAGCGAGGCCGGGACATCGAGGGCGTTATCAAGCAGTACAACAAGTTTGTGAAGCCCGCCTTTGACCAGTACATCCAGCCCACCATGCGCCTGGCTGACATCGTGGTGCCAAGGG GAAGCGGAAACACGGTGGCCATCGACCTGATTGTGCAGCATGTACACAGCCAGCTGGAGGAA CGTGAACTCAGTGTCAG GGCTGCGCTGGCCTCTGCGCACCAGTGCCACCCCCTGCCGCAGACGCTGAGTGTTCTCAAGAGCACACCGCAGGTGCGGGGCATGCACACCATCATCAG GGACAAGGAGACCAGCCGTGATGAGTTCATCTTCTACTCCAAGCGGCTGATGCGGCTTCTCATCGAGCATGCCCTTTCCTTCCTGCCCTTCcag gagtgtgtggtgcagacccCACAGGGCCAGGACTACTCGGGCAAGTGCTACGCAGGGAAGCAG ATCACTGGTGTGTCTATTCTGCGTGCGGGGGAGACCATGGAGCCAGCACTGCGGGCCGTGTGCAAAGACGTGCGCATCGGCACAATCCTTATCCAGACCAACCAGCTCACTGGGGAGCCCGAG CTCCACTACCTGCGGCTGCCCAAGGACATCAGCGATGACCATGTGATCCTGATGGACTGTACCGTGTCCACAGGCGCTGCAGCCATGATGGCAGTGCGTGTGCTCCTG GACCACGAGGTGCCCGAGGACAAGATCTTCCTGCTCTCTTTGCTCATGGCTGAGATGGGCGTGCACTCGGTGGCTTATGCGTTCCCTCGCGTGAAGATCATCACTACGGCTGTGGACAAGCGTGTCAACGACCTTTTCCGCATCATTCCCGGCATAG GGAACTTTGGTGACCGTTACTTTGGGACAGACACGGTCCCTGACGGCAGCGATGAGGAGGAAGTGGCCTCCACGAGCTAG
- the UCKL1 gene encoding uridine-cytidine kinase-like 1 isoform X2, producing MEGSPGGQSSRVLWGPPGYRQCCGAQHTPASTCASSIPPSGALGPEAPACSAPSRSSSMSSPPAYPGIRISGCWALGAEGSNAESLDRLLPPVGTGHSPRKRTTSQCKSEPPLLRTSKRTIYTAGRPPWYNEHGTQSKEAFVIGLGGGSASGKTTVARMIIEALDVPWVVLLSMDSFYKVLTRQQQEQAAHNNFNFDHPDAFDFDLIISTLKKLKQGKSVKVPIYDFTTHSRKKDWKMLYGANVIIFEGIMAFADKTLLELLDMKIFVDTDSDIRLVRRLRRDISERGRDIEGVIKQYNKFVKPAFDQYIQPTMRLADIVVPRGSGNTVAIDLIVQHVHSQLEERKLRWDMVWSRGHMGAGIPQISHRGHRPHLAHPPLTRPVAHKPHVGHKHMPAALASAHQCHPLPQTLSVLKSTPQVRGMHTIIRDKETSRDEFIFYSKRLMRLLIEHALSFLPFQECVVQTPQGQDYSGKCYAGKQITGVSILRAGETMEPALRAVCKDVRIGTILIQTNQLTGEPELHYLRLPKDISDDHVILMDCTVSTGAAAMMAVRVLLDHEVPEDKIFLLSLLMAEMGVHSVAYAFPRVKIITTAVDKRVNDLFRIIPGIGNFGDRYFGTDTVPDGSDEEEVASTS from the exons ATGGAAGGCAGTCCAGGTGGCCAGAGCTCCCGAGTGCTCTGGGGGCCGCCAGGGTACAGACAGTGCTGTGGTGCCCAGCACACACCTGCTAGCACCTGTGCCTCAAGCATACCCCCCTCAGGAGCCCTTGGACCCGAAGCCCCTGCCTGCTCAGCACCCTCACGTTCCTCGTCCATGAGCAGCCCCCCAGCTTACCCCGGCATCAGGATCTCAGGTTGCTGGGCCCTCGGCGCGGAGGGCAG CAATGCTGAGTCCCTGGACCGGCTCCTCCCACCTGTGGGCACAGGTCACTCGCCGCGGAAGCGCACGACGAGCCAGTGCAAGTCAGAGCCGCCCCTGCTGCGAACCAGCAAGCGGACCATCTACACGGCTGGACGGCCACCCTGGTACAACGAGCACGGCACACAGTCCAAGGAGGCCTTTGTCATAG GCCTGGGCGGTGGCAGTGCCTCTGGAAAGACCACAGTGGCCAGGATGATCATTGAGGCCCTGGACGTCCCATGGGTGGTCCTGCTGTCCATGGACTCCTTCTACAAG GTGCTGACcaggcagcagcaggagcaggccGCCCACAACAACTTCAACTTTGACCATCCTGATGCTTTTGACTTTGACCTCATCATCTCTACCCTGAAAAAGCTGAAGCAGGGCAAGAGTGTCAAAGTGCCCATCTACGACTTCACCACCCACAGCCGCAAGAAGGACTGG AAAATGCTCTATGGCGCCAACGTCATCATCTTCGAGGGCATCATGGCCTTTGCAGACAAGACGCTGCTGGAG CTCCTGGACATGAAAATCTTTGTAGACACTGACTCTGACATCCGTCTGGTGCGGCGTCTACGCCGTGACATCAGTGAGCGAGGCCGGGACATCGAGGGCGTTATCAAGCAGTACAACAAGTTTGTGAAGCCCGCCTTTGACCAGTACATCCAGCCCACCATGCGCCTGGCTGACATCGTGGTGCCAAGGG GAAGCGGAAACACGGTGGCCATCGACCTGATTGTGCAGCATGTACACAGCCAGCTGGAGGAA AGGAAGCTGCGCTGGGATAT GGTGTGGTCCAGGGGACACATGGGGGCAGGGATCCCCCAGATCAGCCACAGGGGGCACCGGCCCCACCTTGCACACCCACCTCTGACCAGGCCTGTGGCCCACAAGCCCCACGTTGGACACAAGCACATGCc GGCTGCGCTGGCCTCTGCGCACCAGTGCCACCCCCTGCCGCAGACGCTGAGTGTTCTCAAGAGCACACCGCAGGTGCGGGGCATGCACACCATCATCAG GGACAAGGAGACCAGCCGTGATGAGTTCATCTTCTACTCCAAGCGGCTGATGCGGCTTCTCATCGAGCATGCCCTTTCCTTCCTGCCCTTCcag gagtgtgtggtgcagacccCACAGGGCCAGGACTACTCGGGCAAGTGCTACGCAGGGAAGCAG ATCACTGGTGTGTCTATTCTGCGTGCGGGGGAGACCATGGAGCCAGCACTGCGGGCCGTGTGCAAAGACGTGCGCATCGGCACAATCCTTATCCAGACCAACCAGCTCACTGGGGAGCCCGAG CTCCACTACCTGCGGCTGCCCAAGGACATCAGCGATGACCATGTGATCCTGATGGACTGTACCGTGTCCACAGGCGCTGCAGCCATGATGGCAGTGCGTGTGCTCCTG GACCACGAGGTGCCCGAGGACAAGATCTTCCTGCTCTCTTTGCTCATGGCTGAGATGGGCGTGCACTCGGTGGCTTATGCGTTCCCTCGCGTGAAGATCATCACTACGGCTGTGGACAAGCGTGTCAACGACCTTTTCCGCATCATTCCCGGCATAG GGAACTTTGGTGACCGTTACTTTGGGACAGACACGGTCCCTGACGGCAGCGATGAGGAGGAAGTGGCCTCCACGAGCTAG